In the genome of Cellulosilyticum sp. I15G10I2, one region contains:
- a CDS encoding ion channel has product MLSIVQEILKMLNGENDKTFTIGFYIIVIAVLFIFILFTFIWILNSTQLYNAVSYFIKQYIISLKKNLPDRYLYALVIISGLIIILSIYIDLYHSVLDKMIHIGLLSAIGKALIYVGIILIPTLIIIIINYFTQNFFDNKDLKRSESNLIWLPVICIFITKMLFFSDTRLLYTNNLTKLALVIGQISLLIFDALVIVMNYIAIYKNIEKYIVYKDFDKKGIRNFNRFKVFMVVSWLIILLLNIVNMVYWAIALDPQCIRYHVKGRHMGLSSVIYFTIITFFTVGYGDISAYNWFGQLIVSVIVISGWLYIIVGAGSILAIEKRSKE; this is encoded by the coding sequence ATGCTTAGTATAGTACAAGAAATACTAAAAATGTTAAATGGAGAAAATGATAAAACTTTTACTATAGGTTTTTATATCATTGTTATAGCGGTATTGTTCATTTTCATTTTATTTACTTTTATATGGATTTTAAATAGTACACAGCTTTATAATGCAGTAAGTTATTTTATTAAGCAATATATTATATCCCTAAAGAAAAATTTACCTGATAGGTATCTCTATGCATTAGTAATTATCAGTGGACTTATTATTATTTTAAGTATTTACATAGACTTATATCACTCTGTTTTAGATAAAATGATTCATATAGGGTTATTGTCTGCTATAGGAAAAGCCCTTATCTATGTCGGAATTATTCTTATCCCTACTCTGATTATTATTATTATCAATTATTTTACTCAAAATTTTTTTGATAATAAAGATCTCAAAAGGTCTGAGAGTAATTTGATCTGGCTGCCTGTTATCTGTATATTTATTACTAAAATGCTTTTTTTTTCTGATACGAGACTGCTTTATACAAACAACTTGACTAAGCTTGCCTTAGTTATTGGTCAGATAAGTCTTCTTATATTTGATGCCTTAGTTATTGTTATGAACTACATAGCTATTTATAAAAATATAGAAAAATACATTGTCTATAAGGATTTTGATAAAAAGGGGATTAGAAATTTTAACCGTTTTAAAGTATTTATGGTAGTTTCATGGCTCATTATTCTCTTGCTTAATATTGTTAATATGGTTTACTGGGCTATAGCCCTGGATCCACAGTGTATTAGATATCATGTGAAAGGAAGACATATGGGATTATCCTCAGTTATTTACTTTACAATAATTACTTTTTTTACTGTAGGATATGGTGATATTTCGGCCTACAATTGGTTTGGGCAACTTATTGTATCAGTAATTGTTATCTCGGGCTGGCTTTATATTATTGTAGGCGCTGGCAGTATATTGGCTATAGAAAAAAGATCTAAAGAATAA
- the spoIIE gene encoding stage II sporulation protein E: MIRTKEEKREKLFENLKMIKWAQVMLCIIGFFLSRIIVFDTFYTLSVCYIGAVYFDKTLRKWTSIMSLIGLISLGVFDTHILKYLFIIILIVLFRGYMYMSGTKFTLRNQAIITCGAIFCINTLLVIINGFKVFDVLTGLLEAVISIGLVVILCCSAEIISKNRTVQLTQKENISMAFFAACVLGGLVDFYIQVPLFTRIYFRDVITFVIIIAITYLGGTNIGVTMTLVMSTLLVIIGYMPPHFVAIYTLAVLTGTIFATLGRMGVIFATGIGLLLGFALFNNRIIDMQIFGAYLTAYIISILIPKRYFGIAAWFACESSKEEEKHLMRVQKIITEKLSQFSRAFYNLSHTFEKISDKKVFLDEKDINHIIEDTGEKMCQNCSMKEFCWRDYIDKTYQNAYKMLDLIEQKGQLKIGDIPESFKKACPNAESFACTLSFKLDLFKQNLMWKNRFVESRSLVGQQFEAIAESISKLCVDIEKEFYFNKEDENFIKEILHSNGIKTKDIMVLENNGRKEEIHVYTPYYKNDMEIKEGIKKAINKALDVKVETERLECNEQEKYLYFKFKVTKSYGVAAGAAFHAKGEISGDVYSCMEVEEGKYLLALADGMGSGKLASEESTATIELLENFMDSGFKNDLAVKIINSVLVLKSDIENFSTMDITLIDEYTGVAEFLKLGAATSFILRNNEVMTIQASTLPIGILNDVDIEVCKKQLKDGDVIIMVTDGMLQGENELLGKEDTFKHFILEANTNNPSYMAEYLMKKSRDLLGNAENDDMTIIVARIWQKN, translated from the coding sequence TTGATTCGTACAAAAGAAGAAAAGAGAGAGAAGTTATTTGAAAACTTAAAAATGATTAAGTGGGCACAAGTCATGCTTTGTATTATAGGTTTTTTTCTAAGCAGAATTATTGTGTTTGACACGTTTTATACTTTAAGTGTGTGTTATATAGGTGCAGTATATTTTGATAAAACACTTAGAAAGTGGACAAGTATTATGAGTTTGATAGGTCTTATTTCTTTGGGGGTATTTGATACACACATACTTAAATATTTATTTATTATTATACTCATTGTTTTATTCAGAGGTTATATGTATATGAGCGGTACAAAATTTACATTAAGAAATCAAGCTATTATTACATGTGGCGCAATTTTTTGTATTAATACGCTATTAGTCATTATTAACGGTTTTAAAGTATTTGATGTATTAACAGGATTATTAGAAGCGGTTATTAGTATAGGTTTAGTTGTTATTTTATGCTGTAGTGCAGAAATCATTAGTAAGAATAGAACAGTACAGCTTACTCAAAAAGAAAATATTAGCATGGCTTTTTTTGCAGCATGTGTTCTTGGTGGGTTAGTTGATTTCTACATACAAGTCCCGCTGTTTACACGTATTTACTTTAGAGATGTTATTACCTTTGTAATCATTATTGCAATCACGTATCTTGGGGGAACGAATATAGGTGTAACTATGACGTTGGTCATGAGTACATTGTTAGTTATTATAGGGTATATGCCCCCTCATTTTGTTGCCATCTATACATTGGCAGTACTTACAGGTACGATCTTCGCTACACTAGGCAGAATGGGTGTTATATTTGCAACAGGGATAGGACTATTATTGGGTTTTGCTTTATTTAATAATCGCATCATTGATATGCAGATATTTGGAGCATATCTTACAGCGTATATAATAAGTATATTAATACCTAAAAGATATTTTGGTATCGCAGCTTGGTTTGCCTGTGAATCATCAAAAGAAGAAGAGAAACATCTTATGAGAGTACAGAAGATTATTACTGAGAAATTAAGCCAATTTTCTAGAGCTTTTTATAATTTGAGTCATACTTTTGAAAAAATATCTGATAAGAAAGTGTTCCTAGATGAAAAAGATATTAATCATATCATAGAAGATACCGGAGAAAAAATGTGCCAAAATTGTTCTATGAAGGAATTTTGCTGGAGGGATTATATTGATAAAACGTATCAAAATGCTTATAAAATGTTGGATTTGATAGAGCAAAAAGGTCAATTAAAGATAGGGGATATACCTGAGAGTTTTAAGAAGGCTTGTCCTAATGCAGAAAGTTTTGCTTGTACCCTAAGTTTTAAATTAGATTTATTTAAACAAAACCTTATGTGGAAAAATAGATTTGTAGAGAGTAGGAGTCTTGTAGGTCAACAATTTGAAGCTATTGCTGAAAGTATTTCAAAGCTTTGTGTAGATATAGAAAAAGAGTTCTATTTCAATAAAGAAGATGAAAACTTCATTAAAGAAATACTTCATAGCAACGGTATTAAAACGAAAGATATTATGGTGCTTGAGAACAATGGAAGAAAAGAAGAAATACATGTGTATACCCCTTATTATAAGAATGATATGGAGATAAAAGAGGGTATTAAAAAAGCCATTAATAAGGCACTTGATGTTAAGGTTGAAACAGAAAGATTAGAATGTAATGAACAAGAAAAATACCTGTACTTTAAGTTCAAAGTGACTAAATCATATGGCGTAGCTGCGGGGGCCGCATTTCATGCAAAAGGGGAGATATCAGGGGATGTTTACAGTTGCATGGAAGTTGAAGAAGGGAAGTATTTACTTGCACTTGCAGATGGTATGGGAAGCGGTAAGCTGGCATCTGAAGAAAGCACAGCGACTATAGAACTTTTGGAAAACTTTATGGACTCAGGATTTAAAAATGATCTTGCTGTTAAAATTATTAATTCAGTCCTTGTCCTTAAATCAGATATTGAAAATTTTTCAACGATGGATATTACACTTATTGATGAATATACGGGTGTTGCAGAATTTCTAAAATTAGGGGCAGCAACTAGTTTTATTCTGAGAAATAATGAAGTAATGACGATACAAGCAAGTACATTGCCGATAGGGATACTCAATGATGTAGATATAGAAGTTTGTAAAAAGCAGCTTAAAGATGGAGATGTAATTATTATGGTTACAGATGGAATGCTGCAAGGAGAGAATGAACTTTTGGGAAAAGAAGATACTTTTAAACATTTTATACTAGAGGCTAATACGAATAATCCTTCATATATGGCTGAATATCTTATGAAGAAAAGCAGAGACTTATTAGGTAATGCAGAAAATGATGATATGACCATTATTGTCGCGAGGATATGGCAAAAAAATTAA
- a CDS encoding DUF1540 domain-containing protein, producing the protein MPDLRCHVDSCAYHQDNYCSAGRISVDGKRASDPDATCCNTFIPQSAQNSMSYEPTPHMSVQCDAVKCKYNSDYVCEASSIQISGENACHDSGDTLCATFHEK; encoded by the coding sequence ATGCCTGATTTAAGATGTCATGTTGATAGTTGTGCCTATCATCAAGATAATTATTGCTCTGCTGGCCGTATCAGCGTAGATGGCAAAAGAGCATCTGATCCTGATGCTACATGCTGCAATACATTTATCCCGCAATCAGCCCAAAACAGCATGTCTTATGAACCTACTCCCCATATGAGTGTTCAATGTGATGCAGTTAAATGTAAGTACAACTCTGATTACGTGTGCGAAGCATCTAGCATTCAAATTTCGGGTGAAAATGCTTGTCACGATTCCGGTGACACATTGTGCGCAACTTTTCATGAAAAATAA
- a CDS encoding phenylpyruvate tautomerase MIF-related protein — protein sequence MPYIDSKVTTPLTEQKKEILKQELGKIITLIPGKSENYLMLGFEDNYSLYFKGMKLDFGAFIEVKIFGAAPKAALDKVTQEICALYLRELDIPSDCIYIKYEEVSAWGFDGRNF from the coding sequence ATGCCATATATTGATTCAAAAGTTACAACCCCGCTTACAGAACAAAAAAAAGAAATACTTAAACAAGAGCTTGGAAAGATTATTACACTTATTCCAGGCAAGAGCGAAAATTATTTGATGCTAGGCTTTGAAGATAATTATTCTCTATACTTCAAGGGTATGAAATTAGATTTTGGTGCTTTTATTGAAGTAAAGATCTTTGGTGCTGCTCCTAAAGCTGCACTAGATAAAGTTACACAAGAAATATGTGCGCTCTATTTACGCGAGCTTGACATTCCATCTGACTGTATTTACATTAAATATGAAGAAGTTTCTGCATGGGGATTTGACGGCCGCAATTTTTAA
- the tilS gene encoding tRNA lysidine(34) synthetase TilS: protein MLKAIENKVRNFIRKYNLIQNGDNLVVGVSGGADSMMLLHFLHRYQSYYNIQIKVAHIHHGIRDEAERDALFVEEICKKWELPYYRHNCNIKQLARAHGISEEEAGRIERYNFFISLSNHCSKIVTAHNKNDQAETLIMRFLRGTDINGLGGIPPQRDNIIRPLLCLKRTEIEAYCLYHGISYKDDHTNFMTIYTRNKVRLECIPYIEQNINPNIVNLLGEHSELYREGEAFLKMHTHGLFEKCAVKSKGNISINLTQFQEYHKYVQRRVILLALEALNTIVKDITLKHLESIIGLCDLQSGKKICLPHNIVAYKEYEELIIGYKESEDVSYRYPLDLGIKEVPEARGTVILTVVKKESINQKNEKMYTKYIDYGKIKAGLEMRTRLPHDYIATKEGTKKLKKFFIDDKVPKTQRDSIPLIADGEEIIWIIGSRLSANYYVTEATKQVLEIKIIFN from the coding sequence ATGTTGAAGGCTATAGAAAATAAAGTGAGAAATTTTATACGTAAGTATAACCTTATACAAAATGGGGATAATTTAGTAGTAGGTGTATCAGGCGGTGCAGATTCTATGATGTTACTTCACTTTCTGCATAGGTACCAAAGTTATTATAATATCCAAATAAAAGTAGCGCATATACATCATGGCATACGTGATGAAGCAGAGCGTGATGCATTATTTGTTGAAGAGATATGTAAGAAGTGGGAGCTTCCGTACTATAGACATAATTGTAACATTAAGCAGTTGGCGAGAGCGCACGGGATATCAGAAGAAGAAGCAGGAAGAATAGAAAGATATAATTTCTTTATATCTTTATCAAATCATTGTAGTAAAATAGTAACAGCACATAATAAAAATGATCAGGCTGAGACTTTGATTATGCGGTTCTTAAGAGGAACAGATATAAATGGTTTAGGAGGTATACCCCCTCAGAGAGATAATATTATTAGGCCGCTCCTATGTCTTAAAAGAACAGAAATTGAAGCCTACTGTTTATATCATGGTATAAGTTATAAAGATGATCATACAAACTTTATGACTATTTATACACGAAATAAAGTGCGGTTAGAGTGCATACCCTATATAGAACAAAATATTAATCCTAATATTGTTAATCTGCTCGGGGAACATAGTGAGTTATATCGTGAAGGCGAAGCGTTTCTTAAGATGCATACCCATGGACTATTTGAAAAGTGCGCTGTAAAGTCTAAGGGGAACATATCCATAAATTTAACACAGTTTCAAGAGTATCATAAGTATGTTCAGAGAAGAGTTATTTTATTAGCCCTTGAAGCATTAAATACTATTGTCAAAGATATTACTTTAAAGCATTTGGAGAGTATCATTGGACTTTGCGATTTGCAAAGTGGTAAGAAGATTTGTCTCCCGCACAATATTGTGGCATATAAAGAATATGAGGAGTTAATTATAGGGTATAAAGAGTCCGAAGATGTTTCTTATAGATATCCTCTTGATCTAGGTATAAAAGAAGTGCCAGAAGCTAGAGGAACTGTTATACTTACAGTAGTTAAAAAAGAATCAATTAACCAAAAAAATGAAAAAATGTATACTAAGTATATTGATTATGGTAAAATAAAGGCTGGATTGGAGATGCGTACAAGATTACCGCATGATTATATTGCCACTAAGGAAGGAACTAAAAAACTTAAGAAGTTTTTTATAGACGATAAAGTTCCTAAAACTCAGAGAGATAGTATACCGCTTATAGCAGATGGAGAAGAAATTATATGGATTATTGGGAGTAGATTAAGTGCTAATTACTATGTCACTGAAGCCACTAAACAGGTACTAGAAATAAAAATAATTTTCAATTAG
- the hpt gene encoding hypoxanthine phosphoribosyltransferase: protein MLKLETLISEDELQKRIKELGAQITKDYEGQEIIVLCILKGGVMFMTDLVKHIQVPIKMEFMVVSSYGDEYKSSGVVKILKDLDEPIEGKHVLIVEDIIDSGRTLRYIKSILRERGPQSIKICTLLDKVEQRQTNVDVQYTGFTIENEFVIGYGLDYKQYYRNIPYIAVNRE, encoded by the coding sequence ATGTTAAAATTAGAAACGCTCATATCAGAAGATGAGTTACAAAAACGCATTAAAGAACTTGGAGCGCAGATTACAAAGGATTATGAAGGGCAAGAAATCATTGTTTTGTGCATACTTAAGGGCGGTGTTATGTTTATGACAGATCTTGTTAAACACATACAAGTGCCTATTAAAATGGAATTTATGGTAGTATCAAGTTATGGAGATGAATATAAAAGCAGTGGGGTAGTTAAAATTTTAAAAGATTTAGATGAGCCCATTGAAGGAAAACATGTCTTAATTGTTGAAGATATTATTGATTCAGGAAGAACACTTAGATACATTAAAAGTATTTTAAGGGAAAGAGGACCACAAAGCATTAAGATATGTACGTTGCTTGATAAAGTTGAGCAAAGACAGACCAATGTTGATGTACAATATACAGGTTTTACAATTGAAAATGAATTTGTTATTGGATACGGTCTTGACTACAAGCAATATTATAGAAATATACCTTATATTGCAGTTAACAGAGAATAG
- the ftsH gene encoding ATP-dependent zinc metalloprotease FtsH, giving the protein MKKTFKGTYLYLIIVAVLFIAVFYGTNRNVSQNINAKSYGQVIEDIKGKQVERITIELSDGSAGHAKVVYKDGQTTTVPVVQQEFMTFYHSLADDVRSALIYETKYPQPSLFLPIMQIILIVGMFIFIMIFFIQQMQGGGGGGGRIMSFGKSKAKMTIDEKGSITFKDVAGLDEEKEEVAEVVDFLKNQNRYIQVGAKIPKGMLLVGPPGTGKTLLAKAVAGEAGVPFFSISGSDFVEMFVGVGASRVRDLFEQAKKNAPSIVFIDEIDAVGRKRGAGLGGGHDEREQTLNQLLVEMDGFGANEGVIILAATNRADVLDPALLRPGRFDRQIVVGRPDIKGRSAILKVHAKGKPLQEDVDLDTIARTTSGFTGADLANLMNEAALLTARHKKRAIDMEEVQKAFIKITVGTEKKSHVITEKEKRITAFHEIGHALIHEVLDSLDSVHSISIIPTGFAGGYTMPIPKEDRMYMTKTKMVDEIVSLLGGRAAEELVIGDITTGASNDIERATHIARDMVTKYGMSELGPMKFGDEQEEVFLGRDFNHTRNYSEDIATQIDRHIKTLIEKCYSRAKEILELNMDILHKASEILLKKEKLTGKEFRKIMKGEEIDTENLEELNIFDFEVEENTVPKSEGTEE; this is encoded by the coding sequence TTGAAAAAGACATTTAAGGGAACCTATCTGTACCTCATTATAGTTGCTGTATTATTTATAGCAGTTTTTTATGGAACAAATAGAAATGTATCTCAAAATATAAATGCGAAGTCCTATGGGCAAGTCATCGAGGATATTAAAGGTAAACAAGTAGAAAGAATAACTATAGAACTTTCAGATGGCAGTGCAGGTCATGCTAAGGTAGTTTATAAAGATGGGCAGACAACAACTGTTCCAGTTGTACAGCAAGAATTTATGACCTTTTATCATAGCTTGGCAGACGATGTTAGAAGTGCATTAATCTATGAAACAAAATATCCGCAGCCGAGTTTATTTTTGCCTATTATGCAGATTATACTCATAGTCGGAATGTTTATTTTTATTATGATATTTTTTATTCAGCAGATGCAAGGTGGCGGCGGTGGCGGCGGCCGGATCATGTCTTTTGGTAAAAGTAAGGCCAAAATGACAATAGATGAAAAAGGAAGTATTACGTTTAAGGATGTTGCAGGTCTAGATGAAGAAAAAGAAGAGGTGGCGGAGGTCGTTGACTTCCTTAAAAACCAAAATCGTTATATTCAAGTGGGTGCTAAGATTCCAAAAGGAATGCTTCTTGTAGGACCTCCAGGGACAGGTAAGACACTTCTTGCAAAAGCAGTAGCAGGTGAAGCCGGTGTGCCATTCTTTAGTATATCGGGGTCTGATTTTGTGGAAATGTTTGTAGGGGTGGGAGCATCCCGTGTAAGAGATTTATTTGAGCAAGCGAAAAAAAATGCACCATCTATTGTGTTTATAGATGAGATAGATGCTGTAGGTAGAAAACGTGGAGCTGGACTTGGCGGAGGCCATGATGAAAGAGAACAAACCCTTAATCAGCTTTTAGTTGAAATGGATGGTTTTGGTGCAAATGAAGGGGTTATTATTCTTGCAGCAACTAACCGTGCAGACGTTCTTGATCCAGCGCTCCTTAGACCAGGACGTTTTGACAGACAGATTGTAGTTGGAAGACCAGATATTAAAGGGCGTAGTGCGATTTTAAAAGTACATGCAAAAGGCAAACCGCTGCAAGAAGATGTAGATCTTGATACAATTGCAAGAACTACATCAGGCTTTACAGGGGCAGACCTTGCTAATCTTATGAATGAAGCAGCTCTCCTTACGGCTAGACATAAAAAACGAGCTATTGATATGGAAGAAGTTCAAAAAGCGTTTATTAAGATTACTGTAGGGACAGAAAAGAAGAGTCATGTCATTACAGAAAAAGAAAAACGTATTACAGCTTTCCATGAAATAGGGCATGCACTTATACATGAAGTTTTAGATAGCTTAGACTCTGTCCATAGTATTTCAATAATTCCAACTGGTTTTGCAGGCGGTTATACAATGCCTATACCTAAAGAAGACAGAATGTATATGACAAAGACAAAAATGGTAGATGAAATTGTATCTCTATTAGGCGGACGTGCAGCAGAAGAATTAGTCATTGGAGATATCACAACAGGGGCTTCAAACGACATTGAACGTGCGACACATATTGCCCGTGATATGGTTACAAAATATGGTATGAGTGAACTTGGTCCAATGAAATTTGGAGATGAGCAAGAAGAAGTTTTCTTAGGAAGAGACTTTAATCATACACGTAATTATAGTGAAGATATTGCAACGCAGATCGACAGACACATAAAAACACTTATAGAAAAGTGCTATAGCAGAGCTAAAGAAATACTTGAACTCAATATGGATATACTCCATAAGGCCTCTGAAATCCTTCTTAAAAAAGAAAAACTTACAGGTAAAGAATTCAGAAAGATTATGAAGGGTGAAGAGATCGATACTGAAAATTTAGAAGAACTTAATATTTTTGATTTTGAAGTAGAAGAAAATACTGTACCTAAGTCAGAAGGAACAGAAGAATAA
- a CDS encoding biotin--[acetyl-CoA-carboxylase] ligase translates to MKEKVLAFLKGQDQYVSGEEISSKLGVTRAGVWKNINKLKEDGYHIESITKRGYRLIATPDVITQSEIASIINTKLLGKDIHYYEKVDSTNEVAKTLAREGAAEGTLIMADKQLMGKGRLGKTWDSPSGTGIWMSLILRPHIIPGQASQLTLLAGLNMCEAIRRVTGLDCKIKWPNDIVINGKKVCGILAEMSAEMDGINHIILGIGVNVNIKSFEGELPHATSLYLESGKTYLRRYIVKEFLHLFEADYMHYKDEKSIAGFLKRYRKNCITLHHDIQVVTSEGKYIAYAKDIAEDGALVVIDSDNNEKTIFSGEVSVRGIYGYI, encoded by the coding sequence ATGAAAGAGAAAGTACTTGCTTTTTTAAAAGGACAAGATCAGTATGTATCTGGAGAAGAAATTAGCAGTAAATTAGGGGTTACAAGAGCAGGGGTTTGGAAAAATATTAATAAGCTTAAGGAAGATGGCTATCATATAGAATCCATTACCAAAAGAGGATACCGGCTTATTGCCACGCCTGATGTGATTACACAGTCAGAAATAGCAAGTATCATAAATACTAAGCTGTTGGGGAAAGACATACACTATTATGAAAAGGTTGATTCTACCAATGAGGTGGCAAAGACTCTTGCTAGAGAAGGGGCCGCAGAAGGAACACTTATCATGGCTGATAAACAGCTTATGGGAAAAGGCAGGTTGGGTAAAACTTGGGATTCGCCAAGTGGAACAGGCATATGGATGAGCTTGATTTTAAGACCTCATATTATACCTGGACAAGCAAGTCAGTTGACACTTCTTGCAGGGCTTAATATGTGTGAAGCTATTAGGAGGGTTACGGGGCTAGACTGTAAAATAAAGTGGCCTAATGATATTGTTATTAACGGAAAAAAAGTATGCGGTATTCTTGCTGAAATGAGTGCAGAAATGGATGGCATTAATCATATTATTTTGGGTATAGGTGTTAATGTCAATATAAAAAGTTTTGAAGGAGAACTTCCGCATGCAACGTCACTCTATCTAGAGAGTGGTAAAACTTATTTGCGCAGATATATTGTTAAGGAATTTCTTCACTTATTTGAGGCCGATTATATGCATTATAAAGATGAAAAAAGCATAGCTGGTTTTTTAAAAAGATATAGAAAAAATTGTATTACACTCCATCATGATATTCAAGTAGTAACTTCTGAGGGGAAATATATCGCCTATGCAAAAGATATTGCAGAAGATGGCGCCTTAGTCGTTATAGATAGTGATAATAATGAAAAGACTATTTTTAGCGGTGAAGTCTCGGTAAGAGGGATATATGGGTATATATAA
- a CDS encoding DUF6145 family protein: protein MEKDIVVSVSPYVQKYYLNEEYQDLPAGIKEEVLSKLSAIAESTNCIISLGFNKDGEIFIEERNEDPMFYDDIGAALEIKNFQLEEAELLKSLKMWYMIYRTQNGQIVRDIVILKAKKNTCEEILGVIENKYGSEGKGFAAQLLEE from the coding sequence ATGGAAAAAGATATAGTGGTATCAGTATCACCTTATGTACAAAAATATTATTTAAATGAAGAATACCAAGATCTACCTGCAGGAATAAAAGAAGAAGTACTTAGTAAGTTATCAGCTATTGCAGAAAGTACAAATTGTATTATTAGCTTAGGCTTTAATAAAGATGGAGAGATCTTCATAGAAGAGCGTAATGAAGACCCTATGTTTTATGATGATATAGGAGCGGCATTAGAAATTAAAAACTTTCAATTAGAAGAAGCTGAACTTCTAAAGTCACTCAAAATGTGGTATATGATTTATCGTACACAAAATGGGCAGATTGTAAGAGATATTGTGATCTTAAAAGCAAAAAAAAATACATGTGAAGAAATATTGGGAGTTATTGAAAATAAATATGGCAGTGAGGGCAAAGGGTTTGCAGCACAACTACTTGAAGAATAG
- a CDS encoding ECF transporter S component → MESKKVSVKDLTVLGMLSGIIVLLAYTPIGLIPLGPISASTIHIPVIVGAMILGPKKGIALGTVMGTISFIRALTAPGWLDQLFRNPLVSILPRVFIGVAAYYMYRWIKDVSQKDTIAYIMGSIAGSLTNTILTLGALTIATTFAFPDKLQEVVALVVTIVSTSGLVEAIGTGLIVPPIVYALKKLRY, encoded by the coding sequence ATGGAAAGTAAAAAAGTTAGTGTAAAAGATTTAACCGTTTTAGGTATGCTCAGTGGGATTATTGTGTTACTAGCTTATACCCCGATAGGACTTATTCCTTTAGGGCCTATATCTGCGAGTACCATACATATACCTGTAATCGTAGGAGCTATGATACTAGGACCTAAAAAAGGAATTGCACTCGGAACTGTAATGGGGACAATAAGTTTTATAAGAGCGCTTACGGCACCAGGGTGGCTGGATCAACTTTTTAGAAATCCTTTAGTATCAATCTTACCAAGAGTCTTTATAGGAGTTGCAGCATATTATATGTATAGATGGATTAAGGATGTATCTCAAAAAGATACTATAGCTTATATTATGGGGAGTATAGCAGGTTCACTTACAAATACTATTCTTACATTAGGTGCGCTTACTATTGCTACAACCTTTGCATTTCCGGATAAATTACAAGAAGTTGTAGCACTTGTGGTAACAATCGTATCAACAAGCGGCTTAGTTGAAGCTATAGGAACAGGGCTTATTGTTCCGCCAATTGTATATGCGCTGAAGAAATTAAGATATTGA
- a CDS encoding type III pantothenate kinase, which translates to MILVIDVGNTNIVVGAMEDGHLKGSYRLTTQIPRTSDEYGITMIELLRQKSITPQDIEAVVISSVVPDIMYSLTNSIKKYFNKKPLIIGPGLKTGISIRTDNPREVGADRIVNSVASYELYGGPCMVIDFGTATTYDIVNEKGEFIAGITSPGMRICADALWRSAAQLPHIEIKKTKGILDSKNTITSMQTGLVYGYIGQVEYIVNKAKEEMNCPQLKIIATGGLAKVIQDGTNVIDHYDGLLTLKGLELIYQKNR; encoded by the coding sequence ATGATATTAGTAATCGATGTTGGTAATACAAATATAGTTGTTGGCGCTATGGAAGACGGACACCTCAAAGGCAGTTATAGATTAACTACTCAAATCCCTAGAACATCCGATGAATATGGTATTACTATGATTGAACTATTAAGACAAAAAAGTATAACGCCCCAAGACATAGAGGCTGTTGTTATTTCTTCAGTTGTTCCTGATATTATGTATTCACTTACCAATAGTATCAAAAAATATTTTAATAAAAAACCGCTTATAATAGGACCTGGCTTAAAGACTGGGATTTCTATAAGAACAGATAATCCAAGGGAGGTAGGCGCTGATAGAATCGTTAATTCTGTAGCCTCCTATGAATTATATGGAGGACCTTGTATGGTCATTGACTTTGGGACAGCTACTACCTATGATATTGTAAATGAAAAAGGGGAGTTTATAGCGGGCATCACCTCGCCGGGGATGCGCATTTGTGCAGATGCACTTTGGAGAAGTGCAGCGCAGCTTCCTCATATCGAAATAAAAAAAACAAAGGGAATCTTAGACTCAAAAAATACTATTACGAGTATGCAAACAGGCCTTGTGTATGGCTATATAGGGCAGGTAGAATACATTGTTAATAAGGCAAAAGAAGAAATGAACTGCCCGCAGCTTAAGATTATCGCTACGGGAGGGCTTGCAAAAGTCATACAAGATGGTACAAATGTAATAGATCACTATGATGGGTTATTAACTCTAAAAGGGCTAGAACTTATTTATCAAAAAAACAGATAG